CAAGCGTTGGAGCAAAAGAACAAGCTTCGCGAAGAACAGTTGATGCTGCAAAATAAAATTGAAATTGCCAAAAATCGCATTGTTGATAAAGCCGTGGCTATGCCAACCTCCGAAATTATTAGCCGACTAAAAGAAATTGAAAAGTTGCAGGAAAGTATCGCGACTAATGTGGCGTCAGCCGAGCCGGCCGCCATGGCCCAGGCGCGCGAAGATATCCGAGAGTTGGCTCGGTTGATTAAAGAATTGGTTAGTCAGCTGGAAAATCCACGCAGCAAAGAGCAGACCAAGGCCGAAGTTGATCCGCAGCTACTTGAAGATTTGCGGGATGTTGAGAAAGATTTGCAGGCAATTGAGTCCCGAGTGGGTGCCGCACAAAAAGATATTGAGAATTTTAATCAGCAAGAAGAAAAACAGAAAGGGAAATTCTTTGATCTGCAGCGGCAGATTACCAAATATCAAGACGAATATAACCGCTTTAGCAATGAGGTGTCAGGTCTACGGGTGGAAATGGCTCGGCTAGAAACCAGGCAGCAAGACCTGCGCTCAGAAATCAAGGAAGAAATGCACGGACTTGATTGGCTAAAAGAATATACTGCTCGTCGGATTGATGAAGCTGAATTGCGGTCGGAGATGCTTAAACTAAAACGCCAGCTGGAGTTGATTGGCGGCGTGGACCCCGAGACCGTAAAAGAATACGAAGAGACAAAGGAGCGGTTTGATTTTCTAAATACCCAGGCGGAAGATTTGCGTTCGTCCATTAATAGTTTGGAGCAAGTGATTAACGATTTGGATGATAAAATCCAGATTCAGTTTGACCATGCATTCAAGAGTATTAATCGAGAATTCACTCACTTTTTTAATATACTGTTTGGTGGCGGTAAGGCGGAACTGGTTTTGATTAAGGAAGATGAGGCCGAAAAAGAAAAAACCAAGACAGCCGCTTCGGTCGCCGAGAGTGAAAATAGCGAAGATGGTGGTCAGCCAGTTAGCATTTTACAAACTTTAACTGAAGCGGAAGAAAACTTAAGCCCAAAACGATTTTTGAAGAAGAAGACCGGTAAAGTTATTACCGGCATTGATATTGTTGCCACTCCTCCCGGTAAAAAAGTTTCCTCAATCAATATGCTGTCTGGCGGCGAGCGCTCGCTTGCCTCAATTGCTTTAATTTGCGCAGTGATTGCCAACAATCCTTCACCGTTTGT
This region of Candidatus Buchananbacteria bacterium genomic DNA includes:
- a CDS encoding AAA family ATPase: MYLHKIEIQGFKSFAQKTVIEFPRPGSGSPLIKNGLTHKNEPQLPQGVCGIACIVGPNGSGKSNIVDAIRWVLGEQSLKSLRGKKSQDVIFAGSEQKNKLSLAQVSLHVNNEDGAMPVDYQEVVVSRKIFRNGESEYRINNSKVRLQDVLLLLARANFGQKSYSIVSQGSIDQVIMASPNERKDYFDEAVGVKQFQLKRDQSLNKLENAWNNLRQVDALLTEITPRLNSLTRQVKRLERREKIEHELREMQQQYYGWMHTNLENQINELKPKLQTIEQGLKNKESELRELQQQLRTLEKQESRTSVFSELQQKYQQALEQKNKLREEQLMLQNKIEIAKNRIVDKAVAMPTSEIISRLKEIEKLQESIATNVASAEPAAMAQAREDIRELARLIKELVSQLENPRSKEQTKAEVDPQLLEDLRDVEKDLQAIESRVGAAQKDIENFNQQEEKQKGKFFDLQRQITKYQDEYNRFSNEVSGLRVEMARLETRQQDLRSEIKEEMHGLDWLKEYTARRIDEAELRSEMLKLKRQLELIGGVDPETVKEYEETKERFDFLNTQAEDLRSSINSLEQVINDLDDKIQIQFDHAFKSINREFTHFFNILFGGGKAELVLIKEDEAEKEKTKTAASVAESENSEDGGQPVSILQTLTEAEENLSPKRFLKKKTGKVITGIDIVATPPGKKVSSINMLSGGERSLASIALICAVIANNPSPFVILDEVDAALDEANSQRFAKIISELEHKTQFIVITHNRATMHQADILYGVTMGEDGISKLISLKLEQAEKIVRQ